A window from Telopea speciosissima isolate NSW1024214 ecotype Mountain lineage chromosome 8, Tspe_v1, whole genome shotgun sequence encodes these proteins:
- the LOC122671677 gene encoding peptidyl-tRNA hydrolase 2, mitochondrial-like: MDLSWISVLFVGACCLVLGFLIGTGRRTRFVASAREYATAAVVESLEIEKLADIIEDFKMVLVVRSDLKMGKRKIGTQCSHATLGLYKKLLRKAPKALNRWEMCGQVKVVLKIENEEELLVLQKRAKSLKLPIHIIVDAGRTQIAPNSRTVMAILGPVDVVDDVIGGLKLL, encoded by the coding sequence ATGGATCTGTCATGGATTAGTGTCTTATTTGTTGGGGCATGCTGCCTTGTTTTGGGTTTCCTAATTGGAACTGGCCGTCGCACTCGATTTGTTGCCTCTGCTAGAGAATATGCTACAGCTGCTGTGGTTGAATCTCTCGAAATTGAAAAACTTGCCGATATTATTGAAGACTTCAAGATGGTATTGGTTGTGAGGAGCGACTTGAAGATGGGTAAAAGAAAGATTGGCACCCAATGTAGTCATGCAACTTTGGGTCTCTACAAGAAGCTCCTTCGCAAAGCACCAAAAGCTCTGAACAGGTGGGAGATGTGTGGGCAAGTTAAGGTGGTTTTGAAAATTGAGAATGAGGAAGAGCTGCTGGTTTTACAGAAAAGGGCAAAATCACTCAAGTTACCAATCCATATTATAGTTGATGCTGGGAGGACACAGATTGCACCGAATTCACGGACAGTGATGGCTATTCTGGGACCTGTAGATGTGGTTGATGATGTAATAGGTGGACTGAAGCTTTTGTAG